From the genome of Flavobacterium luteolum, one region includes:
- a CDS encoding DUF4919 domain-containing protein gives MLKQTFVLLFFCFGIHLNAQDIGFTKPDYKAIEKEISDKNSKFFYPKLIERLVKNDTLLTHDEYRHLYLGYFFQPKYNAFWTSPDDEKLRTFYAKEKLEASDYDEIIKLANNSLKDFPFDLRQLNYLAYIYHLKGDETAAKITSFKFHSIMNVILSSGDGKKCETGFHVLMVDHEYILLNLFEIESKGQSLVENCDYLSFEKGVYNVDGIYFNIEKMLENEKKMLR, from the coding sequence ATGCTAAAACAAACTTTTGTTCTTCTCTTTTTTTGTTTCGGAATCCATTTAAATGCTCAAGATATCGGTTTTACCAAACCAGATTACAAAGCAATAGAAAAAGAAATCAGTGATAAAAACTCCAAATTCTTTTATCCGAAATTAATTGAAAGGCTAGTGAAAAATGATACGCTTTTAACCCACGACGAATACCGCCATTTATATCTAGGTTACTTTTTTCAGCCCAAATACAACGCCTTTTGGACTTCTCCCGATGACGAAAAACTTCGTACTTTTTATGCTAAAGAAAAACTCGAAGCTTCAGATTATGATGAAATTATAAAACTGGCCAATAATTCTTTAAAAGACTTTCCATTTGACCTTAGACAGCTCAACTATCTAGCTTACATTTATCACTTAAAAGGCGACGAAACTGCTGCAAAAATTACCTCTTTTAAATTTCACAGTATCATGAATGTCATTCTTTCTTCTGGCGACGGTAAAAAATGCGAAACTGGTTTTCATGTTTTAATGGTCGATCACGAATACATACTGCTCAATCTTTTTGAAATTGAATCGAAAGGCCAATCACTTGTTGAAAATTGTGACTACCTAAGTTTCGAAAAGGGTGTTTATAATGTAGACGGAATTTATTTTAACATTGAAAAAATGCTCGAGAACGAAAAGAAAATGCTTCGATAA
- a CDS encoding YdeI/OmpD-associated family protein, with amino-acid sequence METKDGKLAVYAQTRQDWRNWLQQNSQTEKSVWLILYHKKSKMKSVNLVEATEEALCFGWIDSLCKKRDAESYYLTFSHRNPKTSKWSKPNIERAERMIQQNLMTEQGQKLIDIAKEKGKWIIDET; translated from the coding sequence ATGGAAACTAAAGACGGAAAATTAGCCGTTTATGCCCAAACAAGACAAGATTGGCGCAATTGGCTACAGCAAAATAGTCAGACAGAAAAATCAGTTTGGCTTATTTTGTATCATAAAAAAAGTAAAATGAAAAGTGTCAATTTAGTTGAAGCAACCGAAGAAGCGCTTTGTTTTGGCTGGATTGACAGTCTCTGCAAAAAAAGAGATGCAGAAAGCTATTACCTCACTTTCTCTCACCGAAATCCAAAAACCAGTAAATGGAGCAAACCAAATATCGAAAGAGCCGAACGCATGATTCAGCAGAATTTAATGACAGAACAAGGTCAGAAATTAATTGATATAGCAAAAGAAAAAGGAAAATGGATAATAGATGAAACATGA